A portion of the Glandiceps talaboti chromosome 13, keGlaTala1.1, whole genome shotgun sequence genome contains these proteins:
- the LOC144444699 gene encoding solute carrier organic anion transporter family member 3A1-like, with protein sequence MASKGKDRMTNYGTEALDNTDKGQTKDRDDETDIRCGFGSWRPRCCQRFATVNWATALLSVCAMFSLLIRVYLATSVSTLEKRYELKSQEIGIAGAIQYTGSLIGSIVITYFCGGRTNHRPRWIAGCIFVVVIGAFIICLPQFIFGPYEYSSVGQNTTQQLCFSNHSDTNCDEESTISDDNRASFGIIISGQFLVGLVANTMISIGLAYIDDSVSKVKAPFYFGIVYAVMGFGPLFGFYIGATVSTIWVDFGKVDTATIPFDEEDPRWVGAWWLGLLIAAFLYLFVALMFLFLPKRLPQQIQKSKTDEARQSGPKDGDEEDIHEPNTLKTLPRATKSMFTSVPYWCLVIAHIFESATFSGYSIFLAKYIEQQFSETVATSNIITGTSTVFSGTFGVFLGGFILRRWKLGVRGAVNMIIVCLTVAAILITFFVAFHCDNVRLAGVNVPYFDNVDQENLDLQSSCNDMCNCNQEFYAPICATNGLTYFSPCYAGCQETANTTFSSCTCITNSTSEGTDAVDGECARNCSNIMPFAVILASISFCVFLPQPAYLMIVVRSIKPDLKAYGIGLRAAVGTLIGDIPAPIIYGTVIDSVCILWNELSCGGGEGQCWMYDLRLYRYKFIGLTFCLYLAIAITFIILAVWLKRKRKKEQDNSANGKFETTESPVPGYRQTPQTEFDKVVQPNA encoded by the exons ATG GCCTCAAAGGGAAAGGACAGAATGACAAACTACGGCACAGAAGCCCTCGATAATACGGATAAAGGACAAACAAAAGATAGGGACGATGAGACAGATATCCGGTGTGGATTTGGGTCATGGCGACCAAGATGTTGTCAAAGGTTTGCGACAGTCAATTGGGCCACGGccttgctgtctgtctgtgctaTGTTTTCTCTTTTGATCCGTGTATACCTTGCCACTTCGGTGTCTACATTAGAAAAGCGGTATGAACTGAAGAGCCAAGAGATCGGAATCGCCGGAGCAATTCAGTATACCGGATCGCTGATCGGATCTATCGTCATAACATACTTCTGTGGTGGACGAACAAATCACCGTCCACGGTGGATTGCAGGGTGcatatttgttgttgtcattggCGCTTTTATTATCTGTTTGCCTCAATTCATATTCGGGCCTTATGAGTATAGTTCAGTTGgtcaaaacacaacacaacaactgTGCTTCTCAAACCATTCAGATACAAATTGCGATGAAGAATCCACTATTTCTGACGACAATCGTGCTTCATTTGGTATAATCATCAGTGGACAGTTTTTAGTTGGTCTAGTAGCCAACACAATGATCTCAATCGGATTGGCATACATTGATGATTCTGTCTCAAAGGTGAAAGCGCCGTTCTACTTCG GCATTGTGTACGCGGTGATGGGCTTTGGTCCTCTCTTTGGTTTTTATATTGGAGCTACAGTGTCTACAATCTGGGTTGACTTTGGTAAAGTGGACACGGCAACGATACCCTTCGACGAAGAGGATCCACGATGGGTTGGTGCTTGGTGGCTAGGTCTTCTTATTGCAgcatttctttatttgtttgttgctttgatgtttttatttttacccAAACGTCTTCctcaacaaatacaaaaatctAAGACGGATGAAGCAAGACAGTCAGGTCCAAAAGATGGAGACGAAGAAGACATACATGAGCCGAATACACTAAAAA CTCTTCCGCGGGCAACAAAGAGTATGTTTACGAGTGTTCCATATTGGTGTCTCGTCATAGCTCATATATTTGAATCAGCCACTTTCTCTGGTTATTCTATCTTTTTGGCAAAGTACATAGAGCAGCAGTTTAGTGAGACGGTGGCCACATCTAATATAATCACGG GGACCTCAACTGTATTCTCAGGCACATTTGGAGTTTTTCTTGGTGGATTCATTCTACGTCGATGGAAGTTGGGAGTCCGTGGTGCAGTAAATATGATTATTGTTTGTCTAAcagtggcggccatattgatTACTTTCTTTGTCGCATTTCACTGTGACAACGTACGGCTTGCAGGAGTTAACGTGCCTTATTTTGATAACGt tGACCAAGAAAACCTCGATTTACAGTCAAGTTGTAATGACATGTGTAACTGCAATCAAGAATTCTACGCACCTATCTGCGCAACTAATGGTCTGACCTATTTCTCACCTTGCTACGCTGGTTGCCAGGAAACGGCCAATACG ACCTTCTCCAGCTGTACCTGCATCACCAACTCGACCAGTGAGGGCACCGATGCCGTTGACGGAGAATGTGCTCGAAACTGTTCAAATATTATGCCATTTGCCGTAATACTTGCATCTATATCGTTCTGTGTCTTCCTGCCTCAGCCAGCCTACCTTATGATTGTAGTCAG ATCCATTAAACCAGACCTTAAAGCGTATGGTATTGGTCTTCGAGCAGCTGTTGGCACATTAATAG GCGACATTCCAGCCCCCATTATTTACGGCACTGTAATCGACTCAGTGTGCATCCTATGGAATGAGTTATCCTGTGGTGGTGGCGAGGGTCAGTGCTGGATGTACGACCTTAGACTGTACCGTTACAAATTTATAGGTCTAACCTTCTGTTTGTACCTAGCGATAGCTATCACTTTCATAATTCTAGCTGTCTGGCTGAAGAGGAAACGTAAAAAAGAACAAGACAATTCAGCGAACGGCAAATTTGAGACGACTGAAAGTCCTGTTCCAGGATACCGGCAAACCCCTCAGACTGAATTTGACAAAGTAGTGCAGCCAAACGCTTAA
- the LOC144444204 gene encoding uncharacterized protein LOC144444204 — protein MLRLLMVLAVVFVATASLEKSLISKGWDTECSEFLCDTGLCILLNKVCNNNDDCGDGSDETICQDCTHDIFFKCNDGQCIPAEERCDAYPDCSDRSDELNCPSCPHFLCDNGHCIGDQDVCDFSGQDHCDDNSDQQYCQACGVDYDDYDYEGHLCESGLCVDANGFCDGGADNCEDGNNYCQDCTHGSVFLCDNGRCISYAYRCDGYNDCQDNSDEICGSPVTTPQPEEPIDIQCDTNQMSLSITTNSLMDALDLTDVNPADFHLEDENCIGSMSGDMLVFSTMFYNCDTTSLVLTDSNEISYTNMVYSERGTEVIEMTCIYPLQYDLEAIHIITNPCDILSHYMGFGTFTTSSTIYTDETFTATLDPATDFPVEICDETLIYFGITVDNDDDLLEMFVQNCFISMSSDPGSPLPKYDYITDG, from the exons ATGCTCCGACTGTTGATGGTTCTTGCTGTGGTGTTTGTAGCAACAGCTTCCTTAGAG AAATCACTAATTTCTAAAGGATGGGATACTG AGTGCTCAGAATTTTTATGTGATACTGGATTGTGTATTCTTCTTAATAAAGTTTGTAATAATAACGATGACTGCGGTGATGGGAGTGATGAAACTATTTGTCAAG ATTGCAcacatgatatttttttcaaatgtaatgACGGACAGTGTATTCCTGCTGAAGAGCGTTGTGATGCATACCCTGACTGCAGCGATCGTAGCGATGAGTTGAATTGCCCTT CATGTCCACATTTTTTATGTGACAATGGACATTGTATTGGAGACCAAGATGTTTGCGATTTCTCTGGTCAGGACCACTGTGACGATAATAGTGATCAACAGTATTGTCAAG CGTGTGGTGTTGACTATGATGATTATGACTATGAAGGACATTTATGTGAATCTGGACTTTGTGTTGATGCTAATGGATTTTGTGATGGTGGTGCAGATAACTGTGAAGACGGGAATAATTATTGCCAAG ATTGCACACACGGTTCTGTTTTCTTATGTGACAATGGAAGATGCATTAGTTACGCCTACCGATGTGATGGTTATAATGATTGCCAAGATAACAGTGATGAAATTTGTGGCAGTC CTGTTACCACTCCACAACCAGAGGAACCCATTGATATCCAATGTGATACCAATCAAATGTCTTTAAGTATCACAACGAATTCGTTGATGGATGCGTTAGATCTCACAGATGTAAATCCAGCTGACTTTCATTTAGAAGATGAAAATTGCATTGGTAGTATGTCAGGTGACATGCTTGTGTTTTCGACAATGTTTTACAATTGTGACACAACATCGTTG GTGTTAACAGATAGCAACGAAATCAGCTACACGAACATGGTTTACTCTGAGAGAGGAACAGAAGTTATTGAAATGACTTGTATTTATCCACTGCAGTATGATCTTGAAGCCATTCACATCATCACCAATCCCTG TGATATCCTTAGTCACTACATGGGATTCGGTACGTTCACTACATCTTCAACTATTTACACCGATGAGACCTTTACTGCTACCCTTGACCCAGCTACTGACTTCCCTGTTGAAATCTGTGATGAAACCTTAATATACTTTGGTATTACTGTTGACAACGACGACGACCTTTTGGAAATGTTTGTACAAAACTGCTTCATCTCAATGAGTAGCGATCCTGGGAGTCCTTTACCTAAGTATGACTATATCACTGATGGGTAA